In a single window of the Osmerus eperlanus chromosome 4, fOsmEpe2.1, whole genome shotgun sequence genome:
- the LOC134018733 gene encoding C4b-binding protein alpha chain-like isoform X6: MQSIDARRCWLLASGLCLAYMVGTVQAQACSKPKLEPEHPNTVLSPGDIGKETFEDGSEVTIQCHIGHVREGGSPTITCTNGQWSTLTMTCKRKNCGSPGEILNGQFNIDNGTEFGDITVAKCNTGYKLIGSARRQCMDGGWSGRIPTCEVSKCGPAPQVVNGKPSSNEESYDYDAVIRYNCNPGFTLKGSKSILCKGDEVFEPAPPQCIKVECPAPDVQNAIVIDGASAPYGYKSFLTYRCKAGFVMHGADSITCEIESEWNPPIPECRDTGVIVGAVIGTLAVFGVAVGVVVHLHNKKKRSRGGYSGKVATK, from the exons ATGCAGTCCATTGATGCACGTCGTTGTTGGTTGTTGGCAAGCGGCCTCTGTCTTGCCTATATGGTTGGCACAGTTCAAG CACAAGCATGCAGCAAACCCAAACTCGAACCCGAACACCCCAACACGGTATTGTCACCTGGAGACATTGGAAAGGAAACATTTGAAGATGGATCCGAGGTCACGATTCAATGTCACATAGGTCATGTACGTGAGGGAGGGTCTCCGACCATCACATGCACTAACGGGCAGTGGAGTACTCTGACAATGACTTGTAAAA GAAAGAACTGTGGCAGTCCTGGAGAAATACTGAATGGGCAGTTTAACATTGATAATGGGACCGAATTTGGCGACATAACTGTGGCTAAATGCAACACAGG ATACAAACTCATCGGCAGTGCTCGACGGCAATGtatggatggggggtggagtggCAGAATACCTACATGTGAAG TGTCAAAATGTGGTCCAGCACCTCAAGTTGTGAATGGTAAACCATCGTCGAATGAGGAGTCGTATGACTATGATGCTGTTATTCGTTACAACTGTAACCCTGGATTCACACTTAAAGGAAGTAAAAGCATACTTTGCAAAGGGGATGAAGTATTCGAACCAGCTCCGCCTCAATGTATAA AGGTGGAGTGTCCTGCACCTGACGTTCAAAATGCCATTGTGATTGATGGAGCTTCCGCTCCCTACGGATACAAATCCTTTCTTACTTATAGGTGCAAAGCTGGATTTGTGATGCATGGAGCAGACAGTATAACATGTGAAATAGAAAGTGAATGGAACCCTCCTATTCCAGAATGCAGAG ACACTGGAGTCATTGTCGGGGCAGTTATTGGCACACTTG CTGTATTTGGAGTTGCAGTTGGCGTTGTGGTTCAtcttcataataaaaaaaagcg CTCTCGGGGTGGGTACTCTGGCAAGGTGGCCACCAAGTAA
- the LOC134018733 gene encoding membrane cofactor protein-like isoform X3, whose translation MQSIDARRCWLLASGLCLAYMVGTVQAQACSKPKLEPEHPNTVLSPGDIGKETFEDGSEVTIQCHIGHVREGGSPTITCTNGQWSTLTMTCKRKNCGSPGEILNGQFNIDNGTEFGDITVAKCNTGYKLIGSARRQCMDGGWSGRIPTCEVSKCGPAPQVVNGKPSSNEESYDYDAVIRYNCNPGFTLKGSKSILCKGDEVFEPAPPQCIKVECPAPDVQNAIVIDGASAPYGYKSFLTYRCKAGFVMHGADSITCEIESEWNPPIPECRAPPTTTKASPTPTTKKPTEKAPGPGPKPTDGTDDNPNNKYNTGVIVGAVIGTLVQSTAALLLIHYSLL comes from the exons ATGCAGTCCATTGATGCACGTCGTTGTTGGTTGTTGGCAAGCGGCCTCTGTCTTGCCTATATGGTTGGCACAGTTCAAG CACAAGCATGCAGCAAACCCAAACTCGAACCCGAACACCCCAACACGGTATTGTCACCTGGAGACATTGGAAAGGAAACATTTGAAGATGGATCCGAGGTCACGATTCAATGTCACATAGGTCATGTACGTGAGGGAGGGTCTCCGACCATCACATGCACTAACGGGCAGTGGAGTACTCTGACAATGACTTGTAAAA GAAAGAACTGTGGCAGTCCTGGAGAAATACTGAATGGGCAGTTTAACATTGATAATGGGACCGAATTTGGCGACATAACTGTGGCTAAATGCAACACAGG ATACAAACTCATCGGCAGTGCTCGACGGCAATGtatggatggggggtggagtggCAGAATACCTACATGTGAAG TGTCAAAATGTGGTCCAGCACCTCAAGTTGTGAATGGTAAACCATCGTCGAATGAGGAGTCGTATGACTATGATGCTGTTATTCGTTACAACTGTAACCCTGGATTCACACTTAAAGGAAGTAAAAGCATACTTTGCAAAGGGGATGAAGTATTCGAACCAGCTCCGCCTCAATGTATAA AGGTGGAGTGTCCTGCACCTGACGTTCAAAATGCCATTGTGATTGATGGAGCTTCCGCTCCCTACGGATACAAATCCTTTCTTACTTATAGGTGCAAAGCTGGATTTGTGATGCATGGAGCAGACAGTATAACATGTGAAATAGAAAGTGAATGGAACCCTCCTATTCCAGAATGCAGAG CCCCTCCAACCACAACCAAAGCCAGTCCTACTCCTACTACAAAGAAACCCacagagaaag ctcctggtCCCGGTCCCAAGCCCACTGATGGTACTGATGAtaatcctaataataaatacA ACACTGGAGTCATTGTCGGGGCAGTTATTGGCACACTTG TACAAAGCACTGCAGCCCTCCTATTGATTCACTATAGCCTCCTGTGA
- the LOC134018733 gene encoding membrane cofactor protein-like isoform X1, with protein sequence MQSIDARRCWLLASGLCLAYMVGTVQAQACSKPKLEPEHPNTVLSPGDIGKETFEDGSEVTIQCHIGHVREGGSPTITCTNGQWSTLTMTCKRKNCGSPGEILNGQFNIDNGTEFGDITVAKCNTGYKLIGSARRQCMDGGWSGRIPTCEVSKCGPAPQVVNGKPSSNEESYDYDAVIRYNCNPGFTLKGSKSILCKGDEVFEPAPPQCIKVECPAPDVQNAIVIDGASAPYGYKSFLTYRCKAGFVMHGADSITCEIESEWNPPIPECRAPPTTTKASPTPTTKKPTEKAPGPGPKPTDGTDDNPNNKYNTGVIVGAVIGTLAVFGVAVGVVVHLHNKKKRSRGGYSGKVATK encoded by the exons ATGCAGTCCATTGATGCACGTCGTTGTTGGTTGTTGGCAAGCGGCCTCTGTCTTGCCTATATGGTTGGCACAGTTCAAG CACAAGCATGCAGCAAACCCAAACTCGAACCCGAACACCCCAACACGGTATTGTCACCTGGAGACATTGGAAAGGAAACATTTGAAGATGGATCCGAGGTCACGATTCAATGTCACATAGGTCATGTACGTGAGGGAGGGTCTCCGACCATCACATGCACTAACGGGCAGTGGAGTACTCTGACAATGACTTGTAAAA GAAAGAACTGTGGCAGTCCTGGAGAAATACTGAATGGGCAGTTTAACATTGATAATGGGACCGAATTTGGCGACATAACTGTGGCTAAATGCAACACAGG ATACAAACTCATCGGCAGTGCTCGACGGCAATGtatggatggggggtggagtggCAGAATACCTACATGTGAAG TGTCAAAATGTGGTCCAGCACCTCAAGTTGTGAATGGTAAACCATCGTCGAATGAGGAGTCGTATGACTATGATGCTGTTATTCGTTACAACTGTAACCCTGGATTCACACTTAAAGGAAGTAAAAGCATACTTTGCAAAGGGGATGAAGTATTCGAACCAGCTCCGCCTCAATGTATAA AGGTGGAGTGTCCTGCACCTGACGTTCAAAATGCCATTGTGATTGATGGAGCTTCCGCTCCCTACGGATACAAATCCTTTCTTACTTATAGGTGCAAAGCTGGATTTGTGATGCATGGAGCAGACAGTATAACATGTGAAATAGAAAGTGAATGGAACCCTCCTATTCCAGAATGCAGAG CCCCTCCAACCACAACCAAAGCCAGTCCTACTCCTACTACAAAGAAACCCacagagaaag ctcctggtCCCGGTCCCAAGCCCACTGATGGTACTGATGAtaatcctaataataaatacA ACACTGGAGTCATTGTCGGGGCAGTTATTGGCACACTTG CTGTATTTGGAGTTGCAGTTGGCGTTGTGGTTCAtcttcataataaaaaaaagcg CTCTCGGGGTGGGTACTCTGGCAAGGTGGCCACCAAGTAA
- the LOC134018733 gene encoding C4b-binding protein alpha chain-like isoform X5 gives MQSIDARRCWLLASGLCLAYMVGTVQAQACSKPKLEPEHPNTVLSPGDIGKETFEDGSEVTIQCHIGHVREGGSPTITCTNGQWSTLTMTCKRKNCGSPGEILNGQFNIDNGTEFGDITVAKCNTGYKLIGSARRQCMDGGWSGRIPTCEVSKCGPAPQVVNGKPSSNEESYDYDAVIRYNCNPGFTLKGSKSILCKGDEVFEPAPPQCIKVECPAPDVQNAIVIDGASAPYGYKSFLTYRCKAGFVMHGADSITCEIESEWNPPIPECRAPGPGPKPTDGTDDNPNNKYNTGVIVGAVIGTLVQSTAALLLIHYSLL, from the exons ATGCAGTCCATTGATGCACGTCGTTGTTGGTTGTTGGCAAGCGGCCTCTGTCTTGCCTATATGGTTGGCACAGTTCAAG CACAAGCATGCAGCAAACCCAAACTCGAACCCGAACACCCCAACACGGTATTGTCACCTGGAGACATTGGAAAGGAAACATTTGAAGATGGATCCGAGGTCACGATTCAATGTCACATAGGTCATGTACGTGAGGGAGGGTCTCCGACCATCACATGCACTAACGGGCAGTGGAGTACTCTGACAATGACTTGTAAAA GAAAGAACTGTGGCAGTCCTGGAGAAATACTGAATGGGCAGTTTAACATTGATAATGGGACCGAATTTGGCGACATAACTGTGGCTAAATGCAACACAGG ATACAAACTCATCGGCAGTGCTCGACGGCAATGtatggatggggggtggagtggCAGAATACCTACATGTGAAG TGTCAAAATGTGGTCCAGCACCTCAAGTTGTGAATGGTAAACCATCGTCGAATGAGGAGTCGTATGACTATGATGCTGTTATTCGTTACAACTGTAACCCTGGATTCACACTTAAAGGAAGTAAAAGCATACTTTGCAAAGGGGATGAAGTATTCGAACCAGCTCCGCCTCAATGTATAA AGGTGGAGTGTCCTGCACCTGACGTTCAAAATGCCATTGTGATTGATGGAGCTTCCGCTCCCTACGGATACAAATCCTTTCTTACTTATAGGTGCAAAGCTGGATTTGTGATGCATGGAGCAGACAGTATAACATGTGAAATAGAAAGTGAATGGAACCCTCCTATTCCAGAATGCAGAG ctcctggtCCCGGTCCCAAGCCCACTGATGGTACTGATGAtaatcctaataataaatacA ACACTGGAGTCATTGTCGGGGCAGTTATTGGCACACTTG TACAAAGCACTGCAGCCCTCCTATTGATTCACTATAGCCTCCTGTGA
- the LOC134018733 gene encoding membrane cofactor protein-like isoform X8 — MQSIDARRCWLLASGLCLAYMVGTVQGKNCGSPGEILNGQFNIDNGTEFGDITVAKCNTGYKLIGSARRQCMDGGWSGRIPTCEVSKCGPAPQVVNGKPSSNEESYDYDAVIRYNCNPGFTLKGSKSILCKGDEVFEPAPPQCIKVECPAPDVQNAIVIDGASAPYGYKSFLTYRCKAGFVMHGADSITCEIESEWNPPIPECRAPPTTTKASPTPTTKKPTEKAPGPGPKPTDGTDDNPNNKYNTGVIVGAVIGTLAVFGVAVGVVVHLHNKKKRSRGGYSGKVATK, encoded by the exons ATGCAGTCCATTGATGCACGTCGTTGTTGGTTGTTGGCAAGCGGCCTCTGTCTTGCCTATATGGTTGGCACAGTTCAAG GAAAGAACTGTGGCAGTCCTGGAGAAATACTGAATGGGCAGTTTAACATTGATAATGGGACCGAATTTGGCGACATAACTGTGGCTAAATGCAACACAGG ATACAAACTCATCGGCAGTGCTCGACGGCAATGtatggatggggggtggagtggCAGAATACCTACATGTGAAG TGTCAAAATGTGGTCCAGCACCTCAAGTTGTGAATGGTAAACCATCGTCGAATGAGGAGTCGTATGACTATGATGCTGTTATTCGTTACAACTGTAACCCTGGATTCACACTTAAAGGAAGTAAAAGCATACTTTGCAAAGGGGATGAAGTATTCGAACCAGCTCCGCCTCAATGTATAA AGGTGGAGTGTCCTGCACCTGACGTTCAAAATGCCATTGTGATTGATGGAGCTTCCGCTCCCTACGGATACAAATCCTTTCTTACTTATAGGTGCAAAGCTGGATTTGTGATGCATGGAGCAGACAGTATAACATGTGAAATAGAAAGTGAATGGAACCCTCCTATTCCAGAATGCAGAG CCCCTCCAACCACAACCAAAGCCAGTCCTACTCCTACTACAAAGAAACCCacagagaaag ctcctggtCCCGGTCCCAAGCCCACTGATGGTACTGATGAtaatcctaataataaatacA ACACTGGAGTCATTGTCGGGGCAGTTATTGGCACACTTG CTGTATTTGGAGTTGCAGTTGGCGTTGTGGTTCAtcttcataataaaaaaaagcg CTCTCGGGGTGGGTACTCTGGCAAGGTGGCCACCAAGTAA
- the LOC134018733 gene encoding C4b-binding protein alpha chain-like isoform X7, giving the protein MQSIDARRCWLLASGLCLAYMVGTVQAQACSKPKLEPEHPNTVLSPGDIGKETFEDGSEVTIQCHIGHVREGGSPTITCTNGQWSTLTMTCKRKNCGSPGEILNGQFNIDNGTEFGDITVAKCNTGYKLIGSARRQCMDGGWSGRIPTCEVSKCGPAPQVVNGKPSSNEESYDYDAVIRYNCNPGFTLKGSKSILCKGDEVFEPAPPQCIKVECPAPDVQNAIVIDGASAPYGYKSFLTYRCKAGFVMHGADSITCEIESEWNPPIPECRDTGVIVGAVIGTLVQSTAALLLIHYSLL; this is encoded by the exons ATGCAGTCCATTGATGCACGTCGTTGTTGGTTGTTGGCAAGCGGCCTCTGTCTTGCCTATATGGTTGGCACAGTTCAAG CACAAGCATGCAGCAAACCCAAACTCGAACCCGAACACCCCAACACGGTATTGTCACCTGGAGACATTGGAAAGGAAACATTTGAAGATGGATCCGAGGTCACGATTCAATGTCACATAGGTCATGTACGTGAGGGAGGGTCTCCGACCATCACATGCACTAACGGGCAGTGGAGTACTCTGACAATGACTTGTAAAA GAAAGAACTGTGGCAGTCCTGGAGAAATACTGAATGGGCAGTTTAACATTGATAATGGGACCGAATTTGGCGACATAACTGTGGCTAAATGCAACACAGG ATACAAACTCATCGGCAGTGCTCGACGGCAATGtatggatggggggtggagtggCAGAATACCTACATGTGAAG TGTCAAAATGTGGTCCAGCACCTCAAGTTGTGAATGGTAAACCATCGTCGAATGAGGAGTCGTATGACTATGATGCTGTTATTCGTTACAACTGTAACCCTGGATTCACACTTAAAGGAAGTAAAAGCATACTTTGCAAAGGGGATGAAGTATTCGAACCAGCTCCGCCTCAATGTATAA AGGTGGAGTGTCCTGCACCTGACGTTCAAAATGCCATTGTGATTGATGGAGCTTCCGCTCCCTACGGATACAAATCCTTTCTTACTTATAGGTGCAAAGCTGGATTTGTGATGCATGGAGCAGACAGTATAACATGTGAAATAGAAAGTGAATGGAACCCTCCTATTCCAGAATGCAGAG ACACTGGAGTCATTGTCGGGGCAGTTATTGGCACACTTG TACAAAGCACTGCAGCCCTCCTATTGATTCACTATAGCCTCCTGTGA
- the LOC134018733 gene encoding membrane cofactor protein-like isoform X2 — protein sequence MQSIDARRCWLLASGLCLAYMVGTVQAQACSKPKLEPEHPNTVLSPGDIGKETFEDGSEVTIQCHIGHVREGGSPTITCTNGQWSTLTMTCKRKNCGSPGEILNGQFNIDNGTEFGDITVAKCNTGYKLIGSARRQCMDGGWSGRIPTCEVSKCGPAPQVVNGKPSSNEESYDYDAVIRYNCNPGFTLKGSKSILCKGDEVFEPAPPQCIKVECPAPDVQNAIVIDGASAPYGYKSFLTYRCKAGFVMHGADSITCEIESEWNPPIPECRAPPTTTKASPTPTTKKPTEKAPGPGPKPTDGTDDNPNNKYNTGVIVGAVIGTLAVFGVAVGVVVHLHNKKKRTKHCSPPIDSL from the exons ATGCAGTCCATTGATGCACGTCGTTGTTGGTTGTTGGCAAGCGGCCTCTGTCTTGCCTATATGGTTGGCACAGTTCAAG CACAAGCATGCAGCAAACCCAAACTCGAACCCGAACACCCCAACACGGTATTGTCACCTGGAGACATTGGAAAGGAAACATTTGAAGATGGATCCGAGGTCACGATTCAATGTCACATAGGTCATGTACGTGAGGGAGGGTCTCCGACCATCACATGCACTAACGGGCAGTGGAGTACTCTGACAATGACTTGTAAAA GAAAGAACTGTGGCAGTCCTGGAGAAATACTGAATGGGCAGTTTAACATTGATAATGGGACCGAATTTGGCGACATAACTGTGGCTAAATGCAACACAGG ATACAAACTCATCGGCAGTGCTCGACGGCAATGtatggatggggggtggagtggCAGAATACCTACATGTGAAG TGTCAAAATGTGGTCCAGCACCTCAAGTTGTGAATGGTAAACCATCGTCGAATGAGGAGTCGTATGACTATGATGCTGTTATTCGTTACAACTGTAACCCTGGATTCACACTTAAAGGAAGTAAAAGCATACTTTGCAAAGGGGATGAAGTATTCGAACCAGCTCCGCCTCAATGTATAA AGGTGGAGTGTCCTGCACCTGACGTTCAAAATGCCATTGTGATTGATGGAGCTTCCGCTCCCTACGGATACAAATCCTTTCTTACTTATAGGTGCAAAGCTGGATTTGTGATGCATGGAGCAGACAGTATAACATGTGAAATAGAAAGTGAATGGAACCCTCCTATTCCAGAATGCAGAG CCCCTCCAACCACAACCAAAGCCAGTCCTACTCCTACTACAAAGAAACCCacagagaaag ctcctggtCCCGGTCCCAAGCCCACTGATGGTACTGATGAtaatcctaataataaatacA ACACTGGAGTCATTGTCGGGGCAGTTATTGGCACACTTG CTGTATTTGGAGTTGCAGTTGGCGTTGTGGTTCAtcttcataataaaaaaaagcg TACAAAGCACTGCAGCCCTCCTATTGATTCACTATAG
- the LOC134018733 gene encoding membrane cofactor protein-like isoform X4, translated as MQSIDARRCWLLASGLCLAYMVGTVQAQACSKPKLEPEHPNTVLSPGDIGKETFEDGSEVTIQCHIGHVREGGSPTITCTNGQWSTLTMTCKRKNCGSPGEILNGQFNIDNGTEFGDITVAKCNTGYKLIGSARRQCMDGGWSGRIPTCEVSKCGPAPQVVNGKPSSNEESYDYDAVIRYNCNPGFTLKGSKSILCKGDEVFEPAPPQCIKVECPAPDVQNAIVIDGASAPYGYKSFLTYRCKAGFVMHGADSITCEIESEWNPPIPECRAPGPGPKPTDGTDDNPNNKYNTGVIVGAVIGTLAVFGVAVGVVVHLHNKKKRSRGGYSGKVATK; from the exons ATGCAGTCCATTGATGCACGTCGTTGTTGGTTGTTGGCAAGCGGCCTCTGTCTTGCCTATATGGTTGGCACAGTTCAAG CACAAGCATGCAGCAAACCCAAACTCGAACCCGAACACCCCAACACGGTATTGTCACCTGGAGACATTGGAAAGGAAACATTTGAAGATGGATCCGAGGTCACGATTCAATGTCACATAGGTCATGTACGTGAGGGAGGGTCTCCGACCATCACATGCACTAACGGGCAGTGGAGTACTCTGACAATGACTTGTAAAA GAAAGAACTGTGGCAGTCCTGGAGAAATACTGAATGGGCAGTTTAACATTGATAATGGGACCGAATTTGGCGACATAACTGTGGCTAAATGCAACACAGG ATACAAACTCATCGGCAGTGCTCGACGGCAATGtatggatggggggtggagtggCAGAATACCTACATGTGAAG TGTCAAAATGTGGTCCAGCACCTCAAGTTGTGAATGGTAAACCATCGTCGAATGAGGAGTCGTATGACTATGATGCTGTTATTCGTTACAACTGTAACCCTGGATTCACACTTAAAGGAAGTAAAAGCATACTTTGCAAAGGGGATGAAGTATTCGAACCAGCTCCGCCTCAATGTATAA AGGTGGAGTGTCCTGCACCTGACGTTCAAAATGCCATTGTGATTGATGGAGCTTCCGCTCCCTACGGATACAAATCCTTTCTTACTTATAGGTGCAAAGCTGGATTTGTGATGCATGGAGCAGACAGTATAACATGTGAAATAGAAAGTGAATGGAACCCTCCTATTCCAGAATGCAGAG ctcctggtCCCGGTCCCAAGCCCACTGATGGTACTGATGAtaatcctaataataaatacA ACACTGGAGTCATTGTCGGGGCAGTTATTGGCACACTTG CTGTATTTGGAGTTGCAGTTGGCGTTGTGGTTCAtcttcataataaaaaaaagcg CTCTCGGGGTGGGTACTCTGGCAAGGTGGCCACCAAGTAA